Proteins encoded in a region of the Moritella marina ATCC 15381 genome:
- the gshB gene encoding glutathione synthase: MKICFVMYPWENVEPENDSTLRMIHEVASRGHTVAITTPNNLTMRDSMSIAFCKVLKKGAISTNIPGFYRKAEFREAQLPLAGFDAIIMRANPPLDTMALNFLDSVRDDTFIMNDIDGLRIANNKLYTASMSDLNKEFIPVTHVSKQRDYLESVLAENTKDCMILKPLNGYGGSGVILLDKNAKSSVKSLLDFYIGDDQNYVILQDYIDGAEEGDVRIMMLNGQPIGAMKRIPADGDVRSNIHAGGREVKHVLTKQELRLCKHIGPKLVRDGLYLVGLDVINGKLVEVNVLSPGGITRINRLNRTKLQVEIIDFVESVVNAKNINIARKNEFRKVIADAAAY; the protein is encoded by the coding sequence ATGAAAATTTGTTTTGTTATGTACCCTTGGGAAAATGTTGAGCCAGAAAATGATTCAACACTACGCATGATCCATGAAGTTGCGAGCCGCGGTCACACTGTAGCGATCACAACACCGAATAATTTAACAATGCGTGACAGCATGTCGATTGCTTTTTGTAAGGTACTTAAGAAAGGCGCTATATCAACAAATATTCCAGGGTTTTATCGTAAAGCAGAGTTTAGAGAAGCACAGCTACCTTTAGCAGGTTTTGACGCCATTATTATGCGTGCTAATCCGCCGCTTGATACGATGGCATTGAACTTTTTAGACTCTGTACGTGATGATACTTTTATCATGAATGATATTGATGGTTTACGTATCGCGAACAATAAATTGTATACGGCATCAATGTCTGATTTGAATAAAGAATTCATCCCAGTAACGCATGTATCAAAGCAACGTGATTATCTCGAATCAGTGCTCGCCGAAAACACCAAAGACTGCATGATCCTCAAGCCATTAAATGGTTACGGCGGTTCAGGCGTGATTTTGTTGGATAAAAATGCTAAATCGAGTGTTAAATCCTTACTTGATTTTTATATTGGTGACGATCAAAACTACGTTATTTTGCAGGATTATATTGACGGCGCTGAAGAAGGCGACGTGCGTATTATGATGCTAAACGGGCAACCGATTGGCGCAATGAAACGCATACCGGCAGATGGTGATGTACGTTCAAATATTCACGCTGGTGGTAGAGAAGTAAAGCATGTACTGACCAAGCAAGAGTTACGCTTGTGTAAACACATTGGCCCTAAATTAGTTAGAGATGGTCTGTACCTTGTTGGTCTTGATGTTATCAACGGCAAATTAGTGGAAGTAAATGTATTAAGTCCGGGTGGCATTACTCGTATTAACCGTTTAAATCGCACTAAGTTACAAGTAGAGATCATTGATTTCGTTGAAAGTGTTGTCAATGCAAAGAATATCAATATTGCGCGTAAAAATGAATTTCGTAAGGTGATTGCAGATGCAGCAGCTTACTGA